The proteins below are encoded in one region of Vigna radiata var. radiata cultivar VC1973A unplaced genomic scaffold, Vradiata_ver6 scaffold_343, whole genome shotgun sequence:
- the LOC106778775 gene encoding probable terpene synthase 2: protein MSLPSSTLAVAELRRPCVSYAPTIWGDTFLQHASQSKETDDNMKQQAEKLKEKVKSIFQSSLNQNIVQKLNFIDSIQRLGVSYHFQREINQALEQIYNTFTKHNTINEDGDYHFIALLFRLLRQQGYGISSDVFKKFKNGQGSFNETLANDVQGLCSLYEASHLRISEDDVLEEACDFSKTKLKSLVKQLSPSVAAQINHCLRRPFYRSVPRFEIRHYMTLFEQDPSHNETLLNFAKVDFNLLQKLHNKEIGHVTKWRKDSNFVTLVPYARDRLVESYIWCLAISYKPEYSNARTFVGKLIQVICLLDDTYDAYGTVQELELFTKAIQRWDISHIRSLPECMKVVFETVLQLCEEIELLTRENGKSSFVVPHFKQAVSNLTKGYMVEAKWCHEHYIPTYEEYKANGVLTSCFSYMITSFISLAEFATESVLDWIFSDPSIINAASVIGRVMDDMASHKFEQQRVHVASAVECCMKQYSISEAEAYNFIHKDVEDCWKVINEECIKSSDDIPKCVLDCAVNLARISEVSYENHEDKYTNAKLLKDYVSSLLVDPVSIDQEKLTAI, encoded by the exons ATGTCCCTTCCATCTTCAACACTTGCAGTAGCTGAACTCAGACGACCTTGCGTCAGTTATGCTCCTACCATATGGGGAGACACTTTCCTTCAACATGCTTCTCAATCCAAG GAAACCGATGACAATATGAAGCAGCAAGCAGAAAAACTAAAAGAGAAGGTCAAATCAATATTTCAATCATCATTGAATCAAAACATCGTACAAAAATTAAACTTCATTGACTCAATCCAACGTTTAGGCGTATCATATCACTTTCAACGAGAAATTAATCAGGCATTGGAACAAATTTACAACACtttcacaaaacacaacacgATCAATGAAGATGGTGATTATCACTTTATTGCTCTACTCTTTCGTTTGTTAAGGCAACAAGGATATGGAATTTCATCAG AtgtatttaagaaatttaaaaatggcCAAGGAAGCTTCAATGAAACGCTTGCCAATGATGTTCAAGGCTTGTGTAGTTTGTATGAAGCTTCACATCTGAGAATTTCTGAAGATGACGTTCTAGAAGAAGCATGTGATTTCTCAAAAACTAAACTTAAGTCCTTGGTAAAACAACTAAGTCCATCTGTTGCTGCACAAATCAACCATTGCTTAAGGCGACCTTTTTACAGGAGTGTACCTAGGTTTGAGATAAGGCATTACATGACCCTCTTTGAACAAGATCCTTCCCATAACGAAACGCTATTGAACTTTGCAAAAGTAGATTTCAACCTTCTTCAAAAATTGCATAATAAAGAAATAGGTCATGTCACCAA gtGGAGGAAAGATTCAAACTTTGTGACTCTGGTCCCTTACGCAAGAGACAGATTGGTTGAAAGCTATATATGGTGTTTGGCAATATCCTACAAGCCTGAATACAGCAATGCAAGAACGTTTGTGGGAAAATTGATCCAGGTTATCTGTCTTCTAGATGATACATATGATGCTTATGGAACAGTTCAAGAACTTGAACTCTTCACAAAAGCAATTCAGAG ATGGGATATTAGTCATATTCGATCTCTGCCAGAGTGTATGAAAGTGGTATTTGAAACAGTTCTACAACTGTGTGAAGAAATAGAGTTGCTGACAAGAGAGAATGGAAAATCAAGCTTTGTGGTGCCACATTTTAAGCAAGCT GTTTCTAACTTAACAAAAGGGTACATGGTTGAAGCAAAATGGTGTCACGAGCATTACATTCCAACATATGAGGAGTATAAAGCTAATGGAGTCTTAACTTCTTGTTTCTCTTATATGATAACTTCATTTATTAGCTTAGCAGAATTTGCAACAGAAAGTGTGCTGGATTGGATTTTCAGTGATCCAAGTATCATTAATGCTGCATCAGTTATTGGGAGAGTAATGGATGACATGGCCTCACACAAG TTTGAGCAACAAAGAGTACATGTTGCATCAGCTGTGGAATGTTGCATGAAGCAATATAGCATTTCAGAAGCAGAGGCTTACAACTTTATTCACAAGGATGTTGAAGATTGTTGGAAGGTTATAAATGAAGAGTGTATAAAGTCAAGTGATGATATTCCAAAGTGTGTGCTGGATTGTGCAGTTAATTTGGCACGTATATCTGAGGTTTCTTATGAAAATCATGAGGATAAATACACAAATGCAAAATTGCTAAAAGATTATGTTTCTTCATTGCTTGTGGATCCCGTCTCCATCGATCAGGAGAAGTTAACTGCCATATAA